In Streptomyces sp. RFCAC02, the following proteins share a genomic window:
- a CDS encoding phosphotransferase, whose protein sequence is MRPLKHGYTNRTVGDGVVVLKTYEGPDARARLRRERAVLVRLRGRVPVPPVVGVSASSLTLGFVAGVQGQELLDSGRAGDVLAGCGEVLRRIHDIAPGPVLVHGDFGPNNVLLDPATCEVTAVIDWEFARIGEPVEDLAWCEWIVRMHHPAHRHALGDFFRAYGREVPPWPVRRAAMLARCEALRQFCERWEPDGPGVRQWRERAAVTARWGA, encoded by the coding sequence ATGCGTCCGTTGAAGCATGGGTACACCAATCGGACCGTCGGTGACGGGGTCGTTGTCCTGAAGACGTACGAGGGGCCTGATGCCCGTGCGCGGTTGCGGCGTGAGCGTGCGGTGCTTGTCCGGCTGCGTGGGCGTGTTCCCGTTCCGCCCGTGGTCGGTGTGAGCGCGTCCTCGCTCACGCTCGGGTTCGTCGCCGGTGTGCAGGGGCAGGAGTTGCTCGACTCCGGCCGGGCCGGGGATGTCCTCGCGGGCTGCGGTGAGGTGCTGCGGCGTATCCATGACATCGCGCCGGGACCGGTGCTGGTGCACGGTGACTTCGGGCCGAACAACGTCCTGCTCGATCCCGCCACCTGCGAGGTCACCGCCGTGATCGACTGGGAGTTCGCGCGCATCGGCGAGCCGGTCGAGGACCTGGCCTGGTGCGAGTGGATCGTCCGCATGCACCACCCCGCACACCGTCACGCGCTCGGTGACTTCTTCCGCGCCTACGGCCGCGAGGTGCCGCCCTGGCCGGTGCGCAGGGCGGCCATGCTCGCCAGGTGCGAGGCGCTGCGCCAGTTCTGCGAGCGGTGGGAGCCGGACGGTCCCGGTGTGCGGCAGTGGCGCGAACGCGCGGCCGTCACCGCCAGGTGGGGCGCGTAG
- a CDS encoding siderophore-interacting protein — translation MAERPGRRNPRVTTARVLRVDRLTPRMTRVVLGGPGLAGFTAGRFTDHYVKLLFPVPGVAYPEPFDLRRIRDELPRDRWPRTRTYTVRRWDAERRELSVDLLHHGDKGLAGPWAVRVRPGDAIRFAGPGGGYAPDPAVGHHLLAGDETAWPAVAATLERLPPGVRAVAYVEVAGPEEEQPVTTAADATVHWLHRNGGRVGDALLRAVRDAPAPPADDVQAFVHGEAGFVRDLRRLLRTEWGVPGERLSASGYWRLGQDEDGWQASKRDWNRSIEEEDTAP, via the coding sequence ATGGCGGAGCGTCCAGGACGCCGCAACCCGCGTGTCACGACGGCGCGGGTGCTGCGGGTCGATCGGCTCACCCCGCGCATGACGCGTGTCGTCCTGGGCGGTCCGGGGCTCGCGGGGTTCACGGCGGGCCGGTTCACCGACCACTACGTGAAGCTGCTGTTCCCGGTGCCGGGCGTGGCGTACCCGGAGCCGTTCGACCTGCGGCGCATCCGGGACGAACTGCCGCGCGACCGGTGGCCGCGCACCCGGACGTACACCGTGCGCCGCTGGGACGCGGAGCGGCGCGAGCTGTCCGTCGATCTGCTGCACCACGGCGACAAGGGGCTCGCGGGGCCGTGGGCCGTGCGGGTCCGGCCGGGCGACGCGATCCGTTTCGCCGGTCCGGGCGGCGGCTACGCGCCCGACCCGGCGGTCGGCCACCACCTGCTGGCCGGCGACGAGACGGCGTGGCCGGCCGTCGCGGCGACGCTGGAGCGGCTGCCGCCGGGCGTACGGGCGGTGGCGTACGTCGAGGTCGCCGGTCCTGAGGAGGAGCAGCCGGTGACGACGGCGGCCGACGCCACCGTCCACTGGCTGCACCGGAACGGCGGCCGGGTCGGCGACGCACTGCTCCGCGCGGTGCGGGACGCCCCGGCGCCGCCGGCGGACGACGTGCAGGCGTTCGTGCACGGCGAGGCGGGGTTCGTACGGGACCTCCGACGCCTGCTGCGCACCGAGTGGGGCGTGCCGGGGGAACGCCTGTCGGCGTCCGGCTACTGGCGGCTCGGCCAGGACGAGGACGGCTGGCAGGCGTCCAAACGGGACTGGAACCGGAGCATCGAGGAGGAGGACACGGCACCCTGA
- a CDS encoding Ldh family oxidoreductase — MPPAKVVVPADALTAFTNDLFRRSGLGADEAATLAGVLMWASLRGVDSHGVSRVPRYLELLASGEANTAPEMRTTSGAPGVAVIDADRAPGPVALTAAADEAVTRARANGVGAVSVRGTVHTGAIGYYTSRIAGAGLVGVAVVAGMPNMAYPGVRGAAVATSPLSVAVPARDRPPVLLDMATATIALGRIAQYRASGRPLPEGAAATADGEPTTDPALAKMPLPLGGAKGAGMSLVFELLTGVLVQAPILAAFHGGEPEGKAHRQNALLIALDPAAFGDADALPDDVGRTLDVLKGLPRADEGAGITYPGERSAATAAERARDGVPVGAKVWQALTGAAGRLGVPLPAPVAG; from the coding sequence ATGCCACCAGCGAAAGTCGTCGTCCCGGCGGACGCGCTGACCGCGTTCACGAACGACCTGTTCCGCCGCTCGGGGCTCGGCGCCGACGAGGCCGCCACGCTCGCCGGCGTCCTGATGTGGGCGAGCCTGCGGGGCGTCGACTCCCACGGCGTGTCCCGCGTCCCCCGCTACCTCGAACTCCTCGCCTCGGGCGAGGCGAACACCGCGCCGGAGATGCGCACCACGTCGGGCGCGCCGGGCGTCGCCGTCATCGACGCCGACCGCGCGCCGGGTCCCGTGGCGCTCACGGCCGCCGCCGACGAGGCGGTGACGCGCGCCCGCGCGAACGGTGTCGGCGCGGTCTCCGTGCGCGGCACCGTCCACACCGGCGCCATCGGCTACTACACGTCCCGCATCGCCGGGGCGGGCCTCGTCGGAGTCGCCGTCGTCGCCGGCATGCCGAACATGGCCTACCCCGGCGTCCGGGGCGCGGCCGTCGCGACCAGCCCGCTGTCGGTCGCCGTCCCGGCGCGCGACCGGCCGCCGGTCCTGCTCGACATGGCGACGGCCACGATCGCGCTCGGCCGGATCGCCCAGTACCGGGCGAGCGGGCGGCCGCTCCCGGAGGGCGCCGCCGCGACGGCCGACGGCGAGCCCACGACCGATCCGGCGCTGGCGAAGATGCCGCTGCCGCTGGGCGGCGCCAAGGGCGCGGGCATGTCGCTGGTGTTCGAGCTGCTGACGGGCGTCCTCGTGCAGGCGCCGATCCTCGCCGCGTTCCACGGCGGGGAGCCCGAGGGCAAGGCGCACCGGCAGAACGCGCTGCTCATCGCCCTCGACCCGGCGGCGTTCGGCGACGCGGACGCCCTCCCCGACGACGTGGGCCGCACCCTCGACGTCCTGAAGGGCCTGCCGCGCGCGGACGAGGGCGCCGGGATCACGTACCCGGGCGAGCGCAGTGCCGCGACCGCCGCCGAACGGGCGCGCGACGGCGTGCCGGTGGGCGCGAAGGTGTGGCAGGCGCTCACCGGGGCGGCCGGCCGGCTCGGCGTACCGCTGCCCGCGCCGGTGGCCGGCTGA
- a CDS encoding thiamine pyrophosphate-dependent enzyme has translation MTQHENQHRADGGDAVVAAFRAVGADHIFSSPGSEWAPVWESLARHHRDGLPCPGYLDLTHETVAVGMATGYGLVTRRPQGVLLHAGPGLLQGSCAIHGALLAGVPMVIASSESTTYGDGPGPDPGGQWYRNLSVVGGPHALAAPFVKWANQAASVATLPAMLTRSAELAARAPAGPVYLNVPLEVLLDPWDGREPAPVAPRGTTVGAPAEVAAVLDLLRSADNPVVVTETAGREADGMAALVVLAEALAVPVVEPNSAVCANFPRTHELHAGGDIEPFMDEADLIVLVNCRAPFYPPSRRPARATIVVIDEVPQRPHIAYQVLHADHYLEGEVAPTLRELARLARETPPEPAVLARRLETQRARHRAGAASIEAVERRAGEAPSGIDPVLLAATLRRVVDEDGDDPVVVDESITHSRIVQRHLLRSTPDSYFYVQGGLGQGMAVALGVKLAAPSRPVVLTIGDGAFLYNPVIASLDAARARGLPLLIVVFNNHEYRSMRMNHLRFYPDGAAVATGEFLGTDLSGQPELASFAEPFGMHGETVTAPDELAPALSRAWKAVRAGTTAIVDVSVTR, from the coding sequence GTGACCCAGCACGAGAACCAGCACCGCGCCGACGGCGGTGACGCCGTCGTCGCCGCCTTCCGCGCCGTCGGCGCCGACCACATCTTCTCCTCACCGGGCTCCGAGTGGGCGCCGGTGTGGGAGTCGCTGGCCCGGCACCACCGCGACGGCCTGCCGTGCCCCGGCTACCTCGACCTCACGCACGAGACGGTCGCCGTGGGCATGGCGACCGGCTACGGGCTCGTCACGCGCCGCCCCCAGGGCGTCCTGCTGCACGCCGGTCCCGGGCTGCTCCAGGGCTCGTGCGCCATCCACGGCGCGCTGCTCGCCGGCGTGCCGATGGTGATCGCGTCCTCCGAGTCCACGACCTACGGCGACGGCCCGGGCCCCGACCCGGGCGGCCAGTGGTACCGCAACCTGTCGGTCGTCGGCGGGCCGCACGCGCTCGCCGCACCGTTCGTGAAGTGGGCCAACCAGGCCGCGAGCGTCGCCACGCTCCCCGCGATGCTGACGCGCTCGGCCGAGCTGGCCGCGCGCGCCCCCGCCGGTCCCGTCTACCTCAACGTGCCGCTTGAGGTGCTGCTCGACCCGTGGGACGGTCGGGAGCCGGCGCCGGTCGCCCCCCGGGGCACGACGGTCGGCGCCCCGGCGGAGGTCGCCGCCGTCCTGGACCTGCTCAGGTCGGCGGACAACCCGGTCGTCGTCACCGAGACGGCCGGGCGCGAGGCGGACGGCATGGCGGCGCTCGTCGTGCTCGCCGAGGCTCTGGCCGTCCCGGTCGTGGAGCCGAACTCGGCGGTGTGCGCCAACTTCCCGAGGACGCACGAGCTGCACGCCGGCGGCGACATCGAACCCTTCATGGACGAGGCCGACCTCATCGTCCTCGTCAACTGCCGGGCGCCGTTCTACCCGCCGAGCAGGCGCCCGGCACGCGCCACGATCGTCGTCATCGACGAGGTGCCGCAGCGCCCGCACATCGCCTACCAGGTGCTGCACGCCGACCACTACCTGGAGGGCGAGGTCGCCCCGACCCTCCGCGAACTCGCCCGGCTGGCCCGCGAGACGCCGCCGGAGCCCGCCGTCCTCGCGCGCCGCCTGGAGACGCAGCGCGCACGGCACCGGGCCGGCGCCGCGTCGATCGAGGCGGTGGAACGGCGGGCCGGCGAGGCGCCGTCCGGCATCGACCCGGTCCTCCTCGCGGCCACCCTGCGGCGGGTCGTCGACGAGGACGGCGACGACCCGGTCGTCGTGGACGAGAGCATCACGCACAGCCGGATCGTGCAGCGTCACCTGCTGCGTTCGACGCCCGACTCGTACTTCTACGTGCAGGGCGGCCTCGGGCAGGGCATGGCGGTCGCGCTGGGCGTGAAGCTCGCGGCGCCCTCGCGGCCGGTCGTCCTCACGATCGGGGACGGCGCGTTCCTCTACAACCCGGTCATCGCCTCGCTCGACGCGGCACGGGCGCGGGGACTCCCGCTGCTGATCGTCGTCTTCAACAACCACGAGTACCGCTCGATGAGGATGAACCACCTGCGGTTCTACCCGGACGGCGCGGCCGTCGCGACGGGCGAGTTCCTCGGCACCGACCTGAGCGGCCAGCCCGAACTGGCGAGCTTCGCCGAACCGTTCGGCATGCACGGCGAGACGGTCACGGCGCCGGACGAGCTGGCGCCCGCGCTGTCCCGCGCGTGGAAGGCCGTACGGGCCGGCACGACCGCGATCGTCGACGTCTCCGTGACCCGCTGA
- a CDS encoding amidohydrolase family protein yields MFVVDSQVHIWKEEAPDRPWVPGARERIRLNGHREDPFSYEECLAMMDEAGVNRALLLPPSWEGNRIDYSLEACEAYPERFGIMARIPQNDPVEGTAMLRDFAQNPYVKGTRLTFHRPQDRNWMIDGTNDWYWPVAEELGIPTMVHAPVWKAELGAIAEQHPGLKIIIDHMGIMARCVDDAIGYWVSETADLFKHPNIYVKVSALPGYSTHPFPNLNIEKYVREMVDKMGPERCFWGTDITRLLGHGIGYTDTIEQFTKHFHFTADELEWIMGRGICECLGWPIEG; encoded by the coding sequence ATGTTCGTCGTCGACTCCCAGGTCCACATCTGGAAGGAAGAGGCCCCCGACCGCCCCTGGGTCCCGGGCGCGCGGGAGCGCATCCGCCTCAACGGGCACCGCGAGGACCCGTTCAGCTACGAGGAGTGCCTCGCCATGATGGACGAGGCGGGCGTCAACCGGGCGCTGCTCCTGCCGCCGTCGTGGGAGGGCAACCGCATCGACTACTCGCTCGAGGCGTGCGAGGCGTACCCCGAGCGGTTCGGCATCATGGCGCGCATCCCGCAGAACGACCCGGTCGAGGGCACCGCGATGCTCCGCGACTTCGCGCAGAACCCGTACGTGAAGGGCACCCGCCTCACGTTCCACCGGCCGCAGGACCGCAACTGGATGATCGACGGCACCAACGACTGGTACTGGCCGGTCGCCGAGGAACTGGGCATCCCCACCATGGTCCACGCGCCGGTGTGGAAGGCCGAACTGGGCGCGATCGCCGAGCAGCACCCCGGGCTCAAGATCATCATCGACCACATGGGCATCATGGCCCGCTGCGTGGACGACGCCATCGGCTACTGGGTCTCCGAGACCGCCGACCTGTTCAAGCACCCCAACATCTACGTGAAGGTGTCCGCGCTCCCCGGCTACTCGACGCACCCGTTCCCGAACCTCAACATAGAGAAGTACGTCCGGGAGATGGTCGACAAGATGGGTCCCGAACGCTGCTTCTGGGGCACCGACATCACCCGCCTCCTCGGGCACGGCATCGGCTACACCGACACCATCGAGCAGTTCACGAAGCACTTCCACTTCACCGCCGACGAGCTGGAGTGGATCATGGGGCGGGGCATCTGCGAGTGCCTCGGCTGGCCGATCGAGGGCTGA